The Bifidobacteriaceae bacterium genome segment GCTTTGACGATCACGCCCTCCGCCAGCAGGTCGGCCAGCGCGCCGATCGAATCCGCGTACGGCACGCGGGGATCCGGGCGGTGGTAGTAGTACAAGCTAATGGCCTCGACGCCAAGCGCCCGCACCGATTCCTTCGCGCAGGTCTTCAACCAAGCGGGCTGACCGGCCAAGGGCCAGTCGGCGCCGCTGTAAGGATGGCGGAAATGGCCGCCCTTGGTGGCCACCAGCACCTCGGAGACGTCGCCGGGCCAAGAGCGCAGGGCCTCGGCGATCAAGAGCTCGTTGTGCTGTTCGGCGTCCAAGGGGACGCGGTACGCGAAGGCGGTGTCGATGTGGCGGACGCCGGCGTCCAACGCGGCGTGAATGGTGGCGATGGAGCGGGCGCGGTCGGGGCGCCCCTCAATCGACATGGGCATTCCCCCAAGGCCGATCGCGCTGACTGTGAACGGGCCGATTTGACGGGTTTTCATGGGTTTCCTTCCAGGGGTAAGGCGGCTAGTTGGGACGGGGGCGCCAGCGTGGCGCCGTTGGGACGCGGGGCCGGCGACTCACAGGCCGAGGGCGACCTGGCCCCAGATGAACATGTTGACAGAAACCATGATGACGCCGGCAACCGCGATCAGCGCGCCCGCCTTGTTCATGTCCCCGATTGTGATCATGCCGGACGAATAGGCGACGGCGTTGGGCGGCGTGCCTGCTGGCATCATGAAGGAGCAGGACGCGGCCATGGCGACCGGCAGCGCCAACATGGCCGGCGACTGTCCCAGCGCCATGGAGACCGACCCGAAGATCGGGATCAAAGTCGCGGCGGCGGCGGTGTTGGACATGAACTCGGTGATAATCCAGGTCAACGCGCAGCAAACGACGATCAGCAGGAAGAGGTGCAGACCGCCCAAACCTTCGGCGCGCTCGCCGATCCACAGGGCCAAGCCGGAGGCGTCGACCTGGGACGCCATCGACAGCCCGCCGCCGAACAAGTAGAGGATGCCCCACGGGAGCTCTTTCAGATCGCTCCAGTTCATCAGGGCGCGGCCCGGCCGCTTGAAGGACACTGGAGTGAGGAAGAACACGAAGATGACGGCCACCGCGATCAACTCGTCGGAAACGCCCGAATTCGTGATATTGAGCAAGTCCTCAATGAGACCGTGGAAGATCCAGGAGAACGCGCAGAGCAAGAAGATTATGCCGACGCGGCGTTCCGGCCCCTGGAACCGCCCGAGTTTCATCAATTCCGCCCGCAGGATTTCCTTGTGGCCGGGAATCGCGCCCGTCGAAGCCGGCGAGCTTGTCACAAAGGCCAGCAGGAACCAGCCGATCACCAGGAAGACGGCCCACAGCGGCATCCCGATCTTCATCCAGTCGAAGAACGAGATGTTGATGCCCTGCTCGGCCAGGTAGCCGAGCGCGATCGCGTTGGGCGGCGAGGCGATCGGAGTCCCAAAGGAGCCGATCGACGCGCCGTAGGCGATCGACAAGACCATGGCGATCCGGAACTTCGGGTCCTTGCGTTTGGTGACCGACTCCACAAGTTTCAGCACAGAGGTCGCGATTGGCAGCATCATGACCGCCGTGGCGGTGTTGGACACCCACAACGAGACGAAGGAGGTGGCCAGCATGAAGCCGAAAATGACCGACCGGGGCTTCGAGCCGACCAACAGCACCACCCAGATGGCGACCCGGCGGTGCAGGTTCCACCGCTCCATCGACATGGCCAGCACGAATCCGCCCAGGAAAAGGAAGATGATCTTGTTCGCATAGGGCGTCGCGGCGGCCTGAATGTCGCTCACCTGCAGCAGCGGGAACGCCACCAACGGAATCAGAGCGGTGACGTAGAGGGGGAGGACTTCCGTCATCCACCACACGGCCATGAGGCACAGCGCGCCGGCCACCAACGCCGCCGCCCTGGTCCCCGCGGCCCCGATCTTCCCAATCGGCTCCACGTCCGGCATTGCGAAATAACAGACCAGGAACAGGGCTGGCCCGAGTACTAGCCCGATGCGCCGCCGGGTCACAATCCGCAGGCGCGCGTCCGGGAGGTGGTGGAGATGGTGAGATTTCTGGGTCGTCGACTCCGACGCCATTTCGGGGCTCCTTGAGCTATCGAGTGGTGCTTTAGGCCCGGTGACAGGCCTGCTGCCAGCACATGCGCAGCCTTAGGCAGTTTACGAAGGTAAAATCCCGGCGCTAGGGACCGTTGGCCGTTGCCGACCGCCCGGTCACGGGCGTTTGCCGCCCGCTGGCCTGGTCATTCGGCGGCGAGGATGACTTCCAGCGCCCGGTCCAAATAGGCGTCGACAGGCCCCATCGCGTAGCCCCGTTTGCCCCGCACAGGAGTGAAAACGGCATGCCTCACGTCCGATGACGTCAGCGGCGCGCCGTTGTTGAAGTAGTCGGCCAGCCGGTGCAGCAAGGCGTCGACTTGGCTGCGGTCATAGCCCATTTGGCCCCGCTCCGGCGGCGCGAACTTTTCGCCGTCCGGGCGGCCCAGGCGATCGTAGAGGGTGGTCGCGCGTTCGACGATCTTGTCCAGCCAAGCCTGCTGCCCGTTGTCGGCGATGAACTCCGCGCGCTGTTTGCGGGTGAAGGCGTTGTCCAGCCGGTCCAGGGCGCCGTCTACTTGCGGTTCGTCATACCCGCCTTTGACCTGTGAGAAGGCCGCTGTCCGGACTGTTTCCGGCCCCATTCGCTCAGCGGATCGTCCCTCGTAGACCGCTTGCGCGCGCGCGAAGAAATCGTCGACCTCATGCGTGTCATAGCCCCGGCCGCTCTTGACCCGGCGAAATAGATCTGCCATCAGTTCATTCCCTCTCTAGCCGCCAGCTGTCCGCAAGCGCCGTCGATCTCCTGCCCTCTAGTGTCCCGCAAAGTCACCGCGAAGCCCGCATCCTCCAACCGGCGCAGGAACTCAGCCTGGACCTCCGGACGGCTGGCGGTCCAGATGGAACCCGGCACGGGGTTGAGCGGAATCGGGTTGATGTGGACCCAACCGGTTCCGTGTCTTCCCAAGCGTTTCGCCAACAACGATGCGCGCCATCCTTGGTCATTGATATCGCGGATGAGCGCGTATTCGATTGAGACTCGCCGTCCGGTGGCCTGAAAATAGCGGTGGGCGGCCGCGATGACCGCTTGAACCCCGTAGCGGCGGTTGACCGGCACCAAGCGGTCGCGGGCCTCGTCGTCCGGCGCGTGCAGCGACACGGCCAGGCGCAACGGCAGTCCCTCGCCCGCCAGCTTCTCCATGGCCGGCACCAGGCCGCAAGTGGAAACGGTCAGATTGCGGGCGGAGATGCCAAAGCCTGCGGGCGGCGGCGCGGAGATGGCCCGCGCGGCGGTCACCGCCGCGCGGTAGTTGGCGAGTGGCTCGCCCATCCCCATGAAGACCACGTTGCTGAGACGCCCCGGCACACCCTCCCCCAGTTCGCCGGCCGCCGCGGCCGCGGCGCCCAACCGCACCTGCTCGAGGATCTCCGCCGCGGACAGGTTGCGCTGCAGCCCGAGTTGGCCGGTGGCGCAAAACGGGCAGCCCATGCCGCAGCCGGCCTGACTGGAGACGCAGAGGGTGACGCGGCCCGGATACCCCATCAGCACCGTTTCGAGCCTGGCCGCGTCGAACAGTTTGTAGAGGGTCTTGACCGTGGCGCCGCCATCCGCCCGCCGCCGTGTCACCTCCGTCAACAATTCCGGCGCCAGCAAGTCCACCAGTTCTTCGCGCCCGTCGGCGGGCAGGTCCGTCATAGCCGCGGCGGCGCGCTCCAGCTTGGCGAAGTAATGCCGCGCGACCTGGCGGACCCGCATGCGGGCCAGGCCCAGTTCCCGCGCCCATTCGTCGCGCTCCTCGCTGGTCAGGTCGGCGAGGTGGCGCGGCGGCCGCCTCACCCGAACACCTCGGTGCCGAACAGCGTGATGACAGCGTAGAAGAACGGGGCGGTCATCAGAATCGAGTCGACCCGGTCCAGCACGCCGCCGTGGCCGGGCAGCAAACTGCCCATGTCTTTGATGCCGATCGCCCGCTTCAGCAGCGACTCGGCCAGGTCCCCCAGAGTCGCCGCCAGCGCCCCCAGGATTCCGAGGGCCAGCCCGAAGTACCAGGGGCGGCCCATGAGGAGCATGCCGCCCACGCCCGCCACGACCGCCAACAGGATGGAACCGGCCAAGCCCTCCCAGGTCTTCTTCGGGCTGATTTGGGCGGCCAGCTTGTGGCGGCCCAGGTACGAGCCGGCGAAGTAGCCGCCCGTGTCAGAGGCCACCGGCACCGCCACCAGCAGCAACACCAGCCAGCGGCCGTCCGGCATGAAGCTCAGCAGCACCACCAGAGCGGCCAGGGTGGGCAGGTAGACGGTGGCGAAGGCGATCGCGCACACGTCCCCGCCAAGACTGCGGCCCGGCGCCGCGCCGGCCGGTGCGGCGTGCCGGCCGCGCGAGGCGGCCGGAGAACTCGATTCCGAAAGGCCGCCCAAGTCCGGGTCCGGCGACGGGGGCGATCCGCCGGGCCGCGACACGGCATCGCCGGCTTGGCGGTAGTCGCCCTCCAAAACGCGCCACACGACACCCGCCGCCAAAGTCAGGAAAACTCCCACCACCACACCGGGCGCGCCCGAACGGGCGGCCGCCACCTGCGTGAACGCGGCGCCCACCGCCAACGGGACGTAAGGCACGTGGAAGCCGGCGCGGGCCAGCGCCTGAGTCAACTCGTGGAGGGCCAACCCCAAAGCCACAACCACCAGCGCCAGAAACGGCCACGGGCTGAACAGCACGCTGGCCAGCAACAAGACAATCAGACCGAGGGCTGTCGGAACGGCCACGGCCAGATTGCGGCCCCGCTTGGCCGGCGCCGGGGACTCGTTAGCAGGAGCCTCCATCAGACCTCGAGCAGTTCGGCTTCCTTGTGCGCCAGCAGATTGTCGATCTTGGCGATGTGCGCTTTGGTCAGGGAATCGAGCTCCTTTTCGGCGTGGCGGACCTCGTCCTCGCCGGCGTCGCCGTCCTTGAGCGCGCGGGCCAACCCCTCCTTGGCCTTGTGGCGAACCTGCCGCACGCTGACGCGGCCCTCTTCGGCGCGGTTGCGGGCCAGCTTGACGTATTCCTTGCGACGTTCCGCCGT includes the following:
- a CDS encoding aldo/keto reductase is translated as MKTRQIGPFTVSAIGLGGMPMSIEGRPDRARSIATIHAALDAGVRHIDTAFAYRVPLDAEQHNELLIAEALRSWPGDVSEVLVATKGGHFRHPYSGADWPLAGQPAWLKTCAKESVRALGVEAISLYYYHRPDPRVPYADSIGALADLLAEGVIVKAGISNANPEQIKLALSILGEDLVAVQNQFSPAFRSSEPELELCAELGIAFLPWSPLGGIANAGGLADRFAAFGEVARDHGVSPQQVALAWELAKGDHVIPIPGSSRPETILDSLAAADLELTPEELALLG
- a CDS encoding SLC13 family permease, producing the protein MASESTTQKSHHLHHLPDARLRIVTRRRIGLVLGPALFLVCYFAMPDVEPIGKIGAAGTRAAALVAGALCLMAVWWMTEVLPLYVTALIPLVAFPLLQVSDIQAAATPYANKIIFLFLGGFVLAMSMERWNLHRRVAIWVVLLVGSKPRSVIFGFMLATSFVSLWVSNTATAVMMLPIATSVLKLVESVTKRKDPKFRIAMVLSIAYGASIGSFGTPIASPPNAIALGYLAEQGINISFFDWMKIGMPLWAVFLVIGWFLLAFVTSSPASTGAIPGHKEILRAELMKLGRFQGPERRVGIIFLLCAFSWIFHGLIEDLLNITNSGVSDELIAVAVIFVFFLTPVSFKRPGRALMNWSDLKELPWGILYLFGGGLSMASQVDASGLALWIGERAEGLGGLHLFLLIVVCCALTWIITEFMSNTAAAATLIPIFGSVSMALGQSPAMLALPVAMAASCSFMMPAGTPPNAVAYSSGMITIGDMNKAGALIAVAGVIMVSVNMFIWGQVALGL
- a CDS encoding DivIVA domain-containing protein, encoding MADLFRRVKSGRGYDTHEVDDFFARAQAVYEGRSAERMGPETVRTAAFSQVKGGYDEPQVDGALDRLDNAFTRKQRAEFIADNGQQAWLDKIVERATTLYDRLGRPDGEKFAPPERGQMGYDRSQVDALLHRLADYFNNGAPLTSSDVRHAVFTPVRGKRGYAMGPVDAYLDRALEVILAAE
- the rlmN gene encoding 23S rRNA (adenine(2503)-C(2))-methyltransferase RlmN; this encodes MRRPPRHLADLTSEERDEWARELGLARMRVRQVARHYFAKLERAAAAMTDLPADGREELVDLLAPELLTEVTRRRADGGATVKTLYKLFDAARLETVLMGYPGRVTLCVSSQAGCGMGCPFCATGQLGLQRNLSAAEILEQVRLGAAAAAAGELGEGVPGRLSNVVFMGMGEPLANYRAAVTAARAISAPPPAGFGISARNLTVSTCGLVPAMEKLAGEGLPLRLAVSLHAPDDEARDRLVPVNRRYGVQAVIAAAHRYFQATGRRVSIEYALIRDINDQGWRASLLAKRLGRHGTGWVHINPIPLNPVPGSIWTASRPEVQAEFLRRLEDAGFAVTLRDTRGQEIDGACGQLAAREGMN
- a CDS encoding phosphatidate cytidylyltransferase, with amino-acid sequence MAVPTALGLIVLLLASVLFSPWPFLALVVVALGLALHELTQALARAGFHVPYVPLAVGAAFTQVAAARSGAPGVVVGVFLTLAAGVVWRVLEGDYRQAGDAVSRPGGSPPSPDPDLGGLSESSSPAASRGRHAAPAGAAPGRSLGGDVCAIAFATVYLPTLAALVVLLSFMPDGRWLVLLLVAVPVASDTGGYFAGSYLGRHKLAAQISPKKTWEGLAGSILLAVVAGVGGMLLMGRPWYFGLALGILGALAATLGDLAESLLKRAIGIKDMGSLLPGHGGVLDRVDSILMTAPFFYAVITLFGTEVFG